Sequence from the Deinococcus malanensis genome:
GTTCCTCGACACGACTGGCAGGGCAAGCACGGGTGGATTCTTCCCCAACGGCCTCAACGGCAACTTCAGCGCCATCCTCGCGCTCTAAGCATCTGCTTGAGCACCGAAGGGCCGCCCTGGGAGTTGAATCCCGGGGCGGCCCTCCTTTTTAGATACGGCTCCGCTTCAGATACTCCAGCCGCCGTCCACCAGCAATTCCTGTCCCGTGATGTAAGCCGCTTCTTGTGTCGCCAGGAAGGCGACGGCAGCAGCAACCTCACCGGGTTCTCCAAAGCGTCGGGCGGGAATGCGGCCCTGCAATTTCTGTGCCTCAGCTGGATCCGTATGGAGTTTCTGGAGACGCTCGGTGGCGGTATACCCCGGTGCGACGGTGTTACAGGTCACCCCGTCGGCAGCCACTTCCAGGGCCAGCGTGCGCAGGTGGTTGGTGACTGCCGCGCGCAGGGCGTTGCTGACCGGCAGGTTCAGGGCTGGGCGCCCGACGGTCAGGCTGGTCACAGCGATGATCCGGCCCCAGCCGCGCTCGCGCATTCCTGGAAGGGTGGCACTGGCCAGGCGAACAGTGCTCATGAAGGTGGTCTGGATGCCGTGGTCCCAGGCCTCTTCGCTGACGGCGCTGGGGAGACTCGGGGGCGGACCGCCCGCATTGCTGACCAGAATGTCCACGTCGCCGGCAGTCGCCACCGCGGCCTGTACGCCTTCCATGGTGCTGACATCAGCCACGATCCAGCGCGCCCCTATAGCCTCGGCTGCCGGGCGCAGCGTGTCCTCGTGGCGCGCGGCCACAGTGACTTCAGCGCCCAGTTCGGTAAGTTGCTGTGCAGCCGCGAGACCAATGCCTTTGCTTGCACCCGTGACCAGGGCGCGCCTGCCTTCCAGTCGGAACAGCGTCATACGGCAGGGTACCTTGTTCAGACGCTACGCTGCGCCGCGTGAAGCCCTTGATCGTGGTGGCTACCGCTGGGGAAGCGGCACGGTTCCATTCCTTGCCTGCCCGGGTGGTGGTCTCGGGGGTGGGTCCGGTGGCCGCTGCACTGGCCACGGCAAAGGCGCTTGCCGAGCAGGCGGCTCCTCTGGTGGTCAGTGCCGGGATCGGTGGGGCTTTTCCGGCCAGCGGGCTGCGCCCGGGGGACCTGGCCATCTCCAGCCTGATCGTTCAGGCAGACCTGGGCGCCTGGGACGGAGAGAACTGGCTGACGCTGGGGGGGCTCGGTCTTTCCGTTCATCCCACAGCCGTGCACCACGCCGAGTTCGAGGTCTGGACGGAGGCCGCAGACTCGGCGTGCAAACTCCGCGCAGGCTTTGGGCCTGCCCTGACCCTCTCGGCAGTCACCGGCGATCACGCGGGAGCTGCCCGGTTGGAAGCGCGTTATCCTGGCGTTCAGACCGAGGGCATGGAAGGCGCCGGGGTAGCCCACGCTGCCATGCTGGCCGGCGTACCCGTGGTGGAGGTCCGGGGAATCAGCAACCTTGTCGGCCCGAGGGACCGGGCCTCATGGCAGATCGGGACTGCACTGGACGCCGCCCAGAGGGGTGTGATTGGTCTCTTGCACCATCTGAACTGAGCCCCACGGACTACTTCTCATGCATTGATGTCCAGACATATTGGACGATTGCCTGTTAAGTTTAGATTCTGTCCACGCTTTCCAGGACCGTGCTCAGAAGCACCTGCGTGATGAGAAAGCCCACCACGAAAGACAGCAGCGGCACCAGATTCACGCTGATCTCGGCGTCCTTTTCGGGTTCCAGGGCGTTCTGCTTGCGGTACTTGATCATGGGGGCAGCGTAACCTGCGTGATGTGTGGCCGGACATGGCTGGAGCTTATGAAAGCATTCAGGCCCCTGTGTGCAGTTCACGCCCGAGCGTGCCTCACCTCGTTGCACCCTGTGCCGCTGACGCGTTAGAACCGCAGGCGTGACTGCTTCCGAGCCCACTTCCACTGTGCCCCCCTC
This genomic interval carries:
- a CDS encoding SDR family oxidoreductase; translated protein: MTLFRLEGRRALVTGASKGIGLAAAQQLTELGAEVTVAARHEDTLRPAAEAIGARWIVADVSTMEGVQAAVATAGDVDILVSNAGGPPPSLPSAVSEEAWDHGIQTTFMSTVRLASATLPGMRERGWGRIIAVTSLTVGRPALNLPVSNALRAAVTNHLRTLALEVAADGVTCNTVAPGYTATERLQKLHTDPAEAQKLQGRIPARRFGEPGEVAAAVAFLATQEAAYITGQELLVDGGWSI
- the mqnB gene encoding futalosine hydrolase, which translates into the protein MKPLIVVATAGEAARFHSLPARVVVSGVGPVAAALATAKALAEQAAPLVVSAGIGGAFPASGLRPGDLAISSLIVQADLGAWDGENWLTLGGLGLSVHPTAVHHAEFEVWTEAADSACKLRAGFGPALTLSAVTGDHAGAARLEARYPGVQTEGMEGAGVAHAAMLAGVPVVEVRGISNLVGPRDRASWQIGTALDAAQRGVIGLLHHLN